One window from the genome of Cricetulus griseus strain 17A/GY chromosome 2, alternate assembly CriGri-PICRH-1.0, whole genome shotgun sequence encodes:
- the Znf683 gene encoding LOW QUALITY PROTEIN: tissue-resident T-cell transcription regulator protein ZNF683 (The sequence of the model RefSeq protein was modified relative to this genomic sequence to represent the inferred CDS: deleted 2 bases in 1 codon): MDTHDLSWANWMCPLPVAPAKSSWLAYPQGSDPCALQKTFLGMTPQGLREDASNMKLQTPGLHEDSMDSEKLTARNSPNRDEMANQMERGSCLSFPPHTSSSQDFRMDRESPSPSTFWPWLPPTVISKELPIHTYPVFPGYPLLLPPSYLFTYAALSSAQCPHLFTLPPDPSYPIVAPPSLLMTINRAGPQITQEKPLLFSSGAFQSARHTLCSQVRDASTLSPGQAGVAAPAKQPGSQAGVVTLPYPLKKKNGKILYECNECGKNFGQLSNLKVHLRVHSGERPFQCALCQKSFTQLAHLQKHHLVHTGERPYQCRTCFKRFSSSSNLKTHLRLHSGTQPFQCNACSSHFTAHVHLKLHHRLQAPRPHSLAHTHIPLPSLTCLAQWRQGPLGLVGASSEKMGWDVDQVKVSSSVSGKSRAASLSSGVQLPECSHKSTSDKPRGVKFQDGPSREQELRKGRSVWERWARSPGGAPAGPGQHLDQVPPEALGSQAAVCSGGRAGGGASLPGRRIRVTLAAKCPTG; encoded by the exons ATGGACACTCATGACCTGTCCTGGGCCAACTGGATGTGCCCCTTGCCTGTGGCACCAGCTAAATCTTCCTGGCTGGCCTACCCACAAGGCTCAGACCCTTGTGCCCTGCAGAAGACATTCCTGGGCATGACCCCACAGGGTCTCAGAGAGGATGCCTCAAACATGA AGCTCCAGACACCAGGCCTGCACGAAGATTCTATGGACAGTGAGAAACTCACAGCCAGGAACTCACCGAACAGAGATGAGATGGCAAACCAGATGGAAAGAGGCTCCTGCCTATCCTTCCCTCCTCACACCAGCTCCTCCCAGGACTTCAGGATGGACAGAGAGAGCCCTAGTCCCTCGACCTTCTGGCCCTGGCTTCCTCCCACTGTCATCTCCAAGGAACTCCCTATCCACACCTACCCAGTCTTCCCTGGGTACCCactgctcctgcctccctcttaCCTATTCACTTACGCGGCCCTATCTTCTGCCCAATGTCCGCACCTCTTCACGCTGCCCCCAGACCCCTCATACCCCATTGTGGCCCCACCCAGCTTGCTTATGACAATCAATAGAGCTGGGCCCCAGATCACCCAGGAGAAGCCCCTGCTTTTCTCCTCGGGGGCTTTCCAGAGTGCTAGACACACCCTATGCTCCCAGGTCAGAGATGCCTCAACCCTCTCCCCAGGACAGGCTGGTGTGGCAGCGCCTGCAAAGCAGCCAGGCTCCCAGGCCGGTGTCGTTACTCTGCCCTACCctctgaagaaaaagaatggtAAAATCCTATATGAGTGCAATGAGTGTGGCAAGAACTTTGGGCAGCTCTCCAATCTCAAG GTCCACCTGCGTGTCCACAGTGGGGAGCGTCCATTTCAGTGTGCCCTGTGCCAGAAGAGCTTCACCCAGCTGGCCCACCTGCAGAAGCACCACCTGGTGCACACCGGGGAGCGGCCCTACCAGTGCCGG ACGTGCTTCAAGCGCTTCAGCAGCTCCAGCAACCTCAAGACCCACCTTCGCTTGCACTCGGGTACCCAACCCTTTCAGTGCAACGCGTGTTCCAGTCACTTCACCGCGCATGTCCATCTGAAGCTGCACCACAGGCTGCAGGCTCCACGGCCCCATAGCCTGGCCCACACCCACATacccctcccctctctcaccTGCCTTGCCCAGTGGCGCCAAGGACCGCTAGGTCTTGTGGGAGCTTCATCAGAGAAGATGGGCTGGGATGTGGACCAGGTCAAGGTGTCCTCCTCGGTGTCC GGGAAATCAAGGGCAGCCAGTCTGAGCAGTGGT GTCCAACTCCCCGAGTGCTCACACAAATCTACCTCCGACAAACCCAGAGGCGTGAAGTTTCAAGACGGACCGAGTAGAGAGCAGGAGCTCAGGAAGGGGAGGTCGGTGTGGGAGCGCTGGGCACGGTCCCCTGGAGGTGCACCTGCAGGTCCAGGACAGCATCTGGATCAGGTCCCGCCCGAGGCCCTTGGGAGCCAGGCGGCTGTTTGCTCAGGGGGACGGGCCGGAGGAGGCGCTTCGCTGCCTGGACGGAGGATCCGGGTGACACTTGCAGCCAAGTGCCCCACCGGCTGA